Proteins from a single region of Pongo pygmaeus isolate AG05252 chromosome 3, NHGRI_mPonPyg2-v2.0_pri, whole genome shotgun sequence:
- the GK3 gene encoding glycerol kinase 3: MAASKTAVLGPLVGAVDQGTSSTRFLVFNSRTAELLSHHQVEIKQEFPREGWVEQDPKEILHSVYECIEKTCEKLGQLNVGISNIKAIGVSNQRETTVVWDKITGEPLYNAVVWLDLRTQSTVESLSKRIPGNNNFVKSKTGLPLSTYFSAVKLRWLLDNVRKVQKAVEEKRALFGTIDSWLIWSLTGGVNGGVHCTDVTNASRTMLFNIHSLEWDKQLCEFFGIPMEILPHVRSSSEIYGLMKAGALEGVPISGCLGDQSAALVGQMCFQIGQAKNTYGTGCFLLCNTGHKCVFSDHGLLTTVAYKLGRDKPVYYALEGSVAIAGAVIRWLRDNLGIIKTSEETEKLAKEVGTSYGCYFVPAFSGLYAPYWEPSARGIICGLTQFTNKCHIAFAALEAVCFQTREILDAMNRDCGIPLSHLQVDGGMTSNKILMQLQADILYIPVVKPLMPETTALGAAMVAGAAEGVDVWSLEPEDLSAVTMERFEPQINAEESEIRYSTWKKAVMKSMGWVTTRSPESGDPSVFCSLPLGFFIVSSMAMLIGARYISGIP, translated from the coding sequence ATGGCAGCCTCAAAGACGGCAGTTTTGGGGCCACTGGTGGGGGCGGTGGACCAGGGCACCAGTTCCACGCGCTTTTTGGTTTTCAATTCAAGAACAGCTGAACTACTTAGTCATCATCAAGTGGAAATAAAACAAGAGTTCCCAAGAGAAGGATGGGTGGAACAGGACCCTAAGGAAATTCTACATTCTGTCTATGAGTGTATAGAGAAAACATGTGAGAAACTTGGACAGCTCAATGTTGGTATTTCCAACATAAAAGCTATTGGTGTCAGCAACCAGAGGGAAACCACTGTAGTCTGGGACAAGATAACTGGAGAGCCTCTCTACAATGCTGTGGTGTGGCTTGATCTAAGAACACAGTCTACCGTTGAGAGTCTTAGTAAAAGAATTCCAGGAAATAATAACTTTGTCAAGTCCAAGACAGGCCTTCCACTTAGCACTTACTTCAGTGCAGTGAAACTTCGCTGGCTCCTTGACAATGTGAGAAAAGTTCAAAAGGCCGTTGAAGAAAAACGAGCTCTTTTTGGGACTATTGATTCATGGCTTATTTGGAGTTTGACAGGAGGCGTCAATGGAGGTGTCCACTGTACAGATGTAACAAATGCAAGTAGGACTATGCTTTTCAACATTCATTCTTTGGAATGGGATAAACAACTCTGTGAATTTTTTGGAATTCCAATGGAAATTCTTCCACATGTTCGGAGTTCTTCTGAGATCTATGGCCTAATGAAAGCTGGGGCCTTGGAAGGTGTGCCAATATCTGGGTGTTTAGGGGACCAGTCTGCTGCACTGGTGGGACAAATGTGCTTCCAGATTGGACAAGCCAAAAATACGTATGGAACAGGATGTTTCTTACTATGTAATACAGGCCATAAGTGTGTATTTTCTGATCATGGCCTTCTCACCACAGTGGCTTACAAACTTGGCAGAGACAAACCGGTATATTATGCTTTAGAAGGTTCTGTAGCTATAGCTGGTGCTGTTATTCGCTGGCTAAGAGACAATCTTGGAATTATAAAGACCTcagaagaaactgaaaaacttGCTAAAGAAGTAGGTACTTCTTATGGCTGCTACTTCGTCCCAGCATTTTCGGGGTTATATGCACCTTATTGGGAGCCCAGCGCAAGAGGGATAATCTGTGGACTCACTCAGTTCACCAATAAATGCCATATTGCTTTTGCTGCATTAGAAGCTGTTTGTTTCCAAACTCGAGAGATTTTGGATGCCATGAATCGAGACTGTGGAATTCCACTCAGTCATTTGCAGGTAGATGGAGGAATGACCAGCAACAAAATTCTTATGCAGCTACAAGCAGACATTCTGTATATTCCAGTAGTGAAGCCCTTGATGCCTGAAACCACTGCACTGGGTGCTGCCATGGTGGCAGGGGCTGCAGAAGGAGTCGATGTATGGAGTCTTGAACCTGAGGATTTGTCTGCCGTCACGATGGAGCGGTTTGAACCTCAGATTAATGCTGAGGAAAGTGAAATCCGTTATTCTACATGGAAGAAAGCTGTGATGAAGTCAATGGGTTGGGTTACAACTCGATCTCCAGAAAGTGGTGACCCTAGTGTCTTCTGTAGTCTGCCCTTGGGCTTTTTTATAGTGAGTAGCATGGCAATGTTAATCGGAGCAAGGTACATCTCAGGTATTCCATAA